The sequence below is a genomic window from Synergistaceae bacterium.
AATTTATCTCGTGTTTGCTTGCCAGATCATCAAAGAATGCTAATAAATCCGGTGCGCTCAATGTGTCAAATCTGCCAGTAAAATTTAATTCGAGCCTGTTATAAATTAATTTCGCGTTAAGACTGAATTTATTTGATTTAATGCTTGATTCGTGAATCTTTTGCGAGGCATTATCAAGTGTAATTTTCCAGAACGCTAATTCTTTCATGGCTGATTTTATCTGCTCGGCCTGTTCGTGAGTTATTCCCGTGAAATTCTCTAAATCAGGCATATAATCAGCAATTATTAACCTTTCATGCTTGAGTCCGTGAGAATGCAGAAAATTTATCACTTGCTGCGTTTGTTCCTGTATATTTTTAAGGTGAGGCTGTATTATCATTATAAATTCCTGCAGGGTAATATCTGATTTACTTTGCGCTCCCTTGTGTATATTTATTAGACTTTGCTTGAAATTATCGCCTAATAAAATTTTTGCTGCTTCAACATACATCAAGAATGACTCAGGATCTGCCATGACCCAGCACCCGCCGTGAGATTCTAAAATTTTCCTGATATTATCACACAAAGCCCCTGCCTCTGACTCCGTGAAATACATTAAGAGTCCTTCTGTAGTAATGCAAACTGAGCCGCTAATATTATCAAAAACTTTCTTTAACGAGTCATAATTCGTAGCGTCGACTGCCTGAAATTTTACGAGATTGCGTTTATCTGAATCTATCAGCGACATAATAACGGGTTCTAGTTCGCTTATAACAGCAGGCAAATCAAGCCCGACAAATTTTTTATTTTCACGAGCAAATTTTACAGCCCTCGGAGTATAGCCGCATGGTAAATCTATTTCTGTATCGAGATTTAATTTTTCGATAATAGCATTCATTGTGTAAAAACGAATCCAGATTCCCGCGCTCTCACATAATAATTCAGCTTGTGAAGGTTTATTTATCAATGAGCTTTGCATTTTACCGCGATCGAGTCCGAGTTTATTTATAATTTCTGCTGCGTCTTTATCGCCTGATAATGCTAAATCAAATAAAGTCATCTTTGCTGTGTTGAATACAGGATTAGCAATTTCTCGGAGTTCCTGCCTAACTGTAATATCTTTCTCGTTAAATAAATTGTCAGTCATTAAAAAATTTCGTCCCCTCATTTATTCATGAAATAATTATACATCCTTTCTGATTATACGCTTGATAAATAACTTTACTTTTTCAGGGAGTAAACGGTGAGGAAGCATTCTAAGCCATAATAAAAATTTTATTATATTCACCTCTTCGGCGTTTTCGAGACTTTGAGCTGTAAATTTTTCCTGAAAGAATTTAGATTGAATTATCGGCGCAAAAAACTTTAATTTCTGACCTTTTTCAATTGATATTGCGTCATAATATGAAATCAGCCACTTTATTTGCCGGTCAGTGAGTTCGCTTGTATTCCTGTAAAATTTTATCTTGCTTCTCAGTGAGTGCCAGTCCCGCAAAATATATTTATCAGGATAACGAGTCATTATATAATTTCCATAAGTCTCAAACTCGCTGAAACCTGACGAGCTTAAATTTTTTGTGTCAATGGCGTTAATTATTTTTTCCTGAAAATTGCCTCCTTCAAGAGCCGAATTTGATTCTATCTCGTCTATAAGTACACGCATAAAATTTGAATTTATAATCATGTGTTCGCTGATAAAAGATTTATTTATGACTTTGTGAACATCAGGAAATAATTTCGCAATAGTCTCAAAATAGGGCTCGTGAAATTCCGTCTTCATGTCAAAGAACGGCCGCGAATCATCATCAAACATTTTTACTTGCTTTAATGGTATTGTGTCGCTGTCCCAGATTAAATAATATTCGTCTTGAGTAAAGCGCGAAAATTGCATCTTGATAAATTGCTGAACGTACCAGCCGTAATGATTTATATTTTTGCTGACACGTGATAAATAAATTTCTTTGATTCTCGCAACGTCAACAAATTCATTTTCATTCATGAATACTAAGCGCGGGTCATTCTTTTGTGTGATTATATCTTGAATTTTATCGGGTCCGATTATGTATATATTCTTAATGGGTAAATGCTTGAAATAAATATTTATATTTCCTAAAAGAGTATTTATATCACGCGGAACTGAAGGCACTACAAGAGATAATAATAGCTGTTCTGGTCTGGTCTGGTCTGGTCTGGTCTAGTCAATTGTGGCAAACGATTCCATTTTT
It includes:
- a CDS encoding STAS domain-containing protein, producing the protein MTDNLFNEKDITVRQELREIANPVFNTAKMTLFDLALSGDKDAAEIINKLGLDRGKMQSSLINKPSQAELLCESAGIWIRFYTMNAIIEKLNLDTEIDLPCGYTPRAVKFARENKKFVGLDLPAVISELEPVIMSLIDSDKRNLVKFQAVDATNYDSLKKVFDNISGSVCITTEGLLMYFTESEAGALCDNIRKILESHGGCWVMADPESFLMYVEAAKILLGDNFKQSLINIHKGAQSKSDITLQEFIMIIQPHLKNIQEQTQQVINFLHSHGLKHERLIIADYMPDLENFTGITHEQAEQIKSAMKELAFWKITLDNASQKIHESSIKSNKFSLNAKLIYNRLELNFTGRFDTLSAPDLLAFFDDLASKHEINSVLINCGKLDYISSAGLRVLLIIHKRVKSGVTLENINLAISEILSQTGFDSILNVQ